In one Prosthecochloris aestuarii DSM 271 genomic region, the following are encoded:
- a CDS encoding glycosyltransferase family 2 protein: MKLSVVIPLMNEEESIEPLFKAIDKALVGIEHEIILVDDGSTDATVKKVRHYAPPQATLLVFNKNYGQTTALAAGIEHASGELIATMDGDLQNDPSDIPMMIDHLTSRNLDVVAGRRAGRKDGMILRKIPSAIANGIIRKMTDVHISDYGCTLKVFRKDVAKNLGLYGELHRFIPVLVRLYGAHMEEVDVRHHARRFGSSKYGIGRTFKVLSDLMFMVFFQKYGQKPMHLFGTLGFLTFSLGIFINLYLAVIKIFGEDIGGRPLLILGIMLVFTGIQLITTGFIAEFIMRTYYESQNKKPYIIREIVVKK, translated from the coding sequence ATGAAACTTTCGGTTGTCATCCCTCTCATGAACGAAGAAGAGAGCATAGAACCCCTCTTCAAAGCCATAGATAAGGCTCTCGTGGGAATCGAGCACGAAATCATTCTTGTCGATGACGGCTCGACCGATGCCACAGTGAAGAAGGTTCGTCACTATGCGCCGCCACAGGCAACGTTGCTTGTTTTCAACAAGAACTACGGCCAGACCACAGCTCTTGCTGCAGGCATCGAACACGCATCAGGAGAACTGATAGCAACAATGGACGGGGACCTTCAGAACGATCCCTCCGATATCCCGATGATGATCGATCACTTGACCTCCCGCAACCTCGATGTTGTCGCAGGACGGCGAGCAGGCAGAAAAGACGGCATGATCCTTCGGAAGATACCCAGCGCGATCGCCAATGGGATCATACGAAAAATGACGGACGTTCATATCAGCGACTACGGATGTACGCTGAAAGTTTTCAGAAAGGATGTCGCCAAAAATCTCGGGCTCTATGGCGAACTTCACCGTTTCATCCCTGTCCTCGTGCGTCTCTACGGGGCACACATGGAAGAAGTCGATGTGCGCCATCACGCAAGAAGGTTCGGATCATCGAAATACGGGATAGGCAGAACCTTCAAGGTTCTCAGCGATCTGATGTTCATGGTGTTCTTCCAGAAATACGGTCAGAAACCGATGCATCTGTTTGGAACCCTTGGTTTTCTGACGTTCTCACTCGGCATCTTCATCAACCTCTATCTTGCAGTCATCAAGATTTTCGGTGAGGATATCGGAGGAAGACCGTTGCTCATCCTCGGCATCATGCTCGTCTTTACCGGCATTCAGCTCATCACGACAGGATTCATTGCTGAATTTATCATGCGTACGTACTACGAATCGCAAAACAAGAAACCCTATATCATCCGGGAAATCGTTGTCAAAAAATAA
- a CDS encoding pirin family protein yields the protein MHQPRTIRKVFKSKPVTEGAGVQLKRAFGFSESPLFDPFLLLDDFRSDNPDDYLAGFPRHPHRGIETITYLLEGHVEHRDSLGNSGRINAGDVQWMTAGSGIIHEEMPVGSSRGGIAGFQVWANLPASQKMTPPRYRDISAEMIPEVHLDNQISLRVIAGEIEGIKGPADDIAIDPVFLDIIIPPETAADFPVNPAHSAAAYIIGGSATFSHDMQDMNASASPGNETVLLFNTDGDHLHIVTHEESVRFLFLSAKPLNEPVAWHGPIVMNTNHELQKAFEDYENGTFIKE from the coding sequence ATGCATCAACCAAGAACAATCCGCAAAGTGTTCAAAAGCAAACCGGTAACCGAAGGCGCAGGAGTACAGCTGAAACGTGCATTCGGGTTCAGTGAATCCCCACTTTTCGATCCCTTTCTCCTCCTTGACGACTTCAGATCAGACAATCCGGACGACTATCTTGCAGGGTTTCCCCGCCATCCACACAGAGGCATCGAAACCATAACCTACCTGCTGGAAGGCCACGTCGAACATCGCGACAGCCTGGGCAACAGCGGCAGGATCAATGCAGGAGATGTTCAGTGGATGACTGCCGGAAGCGGGATCATCCATGAAGAAATGCCCGTCGGCAGCAGCAGAGGCGGCATCGCCGGCTTTCAAGTATGGGCAAACCTGCCAGCATCTCAGAAAATGACACCCCCACGCTACCGTGATATCAGCGCAGAGATGATTCCGGAAGTTCATCTTGACAACCAGATCTCGCTCAGGGTTATTGCCGGAGAGATTGAAGGCATTAAAGGTCCGGCAGATGACATTGCCATCGATCCGGTCTTTCTCGATATCATCATTCCTCCCGAAACGGCAGCAGATTTCCCGGTCAATCCAGCCCACTCAGCAGCAGCGTATATCATAGGCGGCAGTGCCACATTCAGTCACGACATGCAAGACATGAATGCCTCAGCAAGTCCAGGCAATGAAACCGTACTGCTCTTCAACACCGACGGCGACCACCTGCATATCGTTACCCACGAGGAATCCGTCAGGTTTCTCTTCTTATCAGCAAAACCGCTCAACGAACCTGTAGCCTGGCACGGCCCCATTGTCATGAACACAAACCACGAACTCCAGAAAGCCTTTGAAGACTATGAGAACGGAACGTTTATCAAGGAATAA
- a CDS encoding lysylphosphatidylglycerol synthase transmembrane domain-containing protein, with the protein MSKNKIHAKKIVTTILQLAISVLALYIVLTKTDTAKLIEVIREANPWYLLLAVIVFNISKILNALRLNRFFRAIGLELSTAYNIQLYYVGMFYNMFLPGGIGGDGYKIYILKKNHSMKMVNVFNAVFWDRVAGIFALLFLTLMLMLPSSFASLNPQYVPLAWVVLVITYPVSWGLTRILYKQFKEIFAITAVESILIQAAQAVAAYFILLALSLPAHHIDYLAIFLVSTVATVLPITVGGAGAREITFFYSLNYLQLEPNTGVALSLIFFAISALSALSGMLFQNRSTGSDRGEKNAQVTKKE; encoded by the coding sequence TTGTCAAAAAATAAGATACACGCAAAGAAGATCGTCACGACCATTCTGCAGCTGGCCATTTCCGTTCTGGCACTCTACATTGTCCTGACAAAAACCGATACAGCGAAACTGATTGAGGTTATCAGAGAGGCTAATCCATGGTACCTCCTTCTTGCCGTCATCGTCTTCAATATCTCGAAAATTCTCAACGCACTGAGGCTCAACCGCTTTTTCAGGGCCATCGGGCTTGAACTTTCAACAGCCTACAACATCCAGCTCTACTACGTAGGCATGTTCTACAACATGTTTCTTCCCGGTGGAATCGGCGGCGACGGATACAAAATCTACATTCTCAAAAAAAATCACAGCATGAAAATGGTCAATGTTTTCAATGCTGTGTTCTGGGACCGTGTGGCAGGCATTTTCGCACTGCTCTTTCTGACCCTCATGCTCATGCTGCCAAGCTCGTTCGCATCCCTCAACCCGCAATACGTCCCGCTGGCATGGGTTGTCCTTGTCATAACCTATCCGGTTTCATGGGGCCTTACAAGAATCCTCTACAAACAGTTCAAGGAAATTTTCGCGATCACGGCCGTTGAATCCATTCTCATTCAGGCTGCCCAGGCCGTGGCAGCGTACTTCATACTTCTCGCCCTGTCGCTTCCTGCGCATCATATCGACTACCTGGCAATCTTTCTTGTTTCAACCGTCGCAACCGTCCTGCCAATCACCGTCGGCGGAGCAGGAGCAAGAGAAATCACCTTTTTCTACTCACTCAACTACCTGCAGCTCGAACCCAACACCGGTGTAGCCCTTTCGCTGATCTTTTTCGCCATATCAGCTCTATCGGCGCTCTCCGGCATGCTCTTCCAGAATCGCTCCACTGGCTCGGACAGAGGAGAAAAAAACGCACAGGTCACGAAGAAGGAGTGA
- the fbp gene encoding class 1 fructose-bisphosphatase codes for MNKLITIERHFLEQQKSHPEATGELTDLLNDVAFAAKLVRREVVRAGLADILGMAGTTNVQGEEVKKLDLFANEKIINAIGEHGRFALMGSEENEGTIIPPNNDTGRYILLFDPLDGSSNIDVNVSVGTIFSIYRLTGDDPKEADINDCLQKGSEQVAAGYVIYGSSVMMVYTTGQGVHGFTYDPTIGEFLLSHENITTPERGKYYSINEGSLHQFNDSTVNFINYLKEDDEATGRPYSTRYIGSLVADFHRNLMTGGVFVYPATKGHPNGKLRLMYEANPLAFICEQAGGRATNGKERILDINPTELHQRTPLYIGSKEDVLKAEEFEKEG; via the coding sequence ATGAATAAACTGATTACCATCGAACGGCACTTTCTCGAACAGCAAAAATCCCATCCGGAAGCAACAGGAGAACTCACCGATCTTCTCAATGATGTCGCCTTTGCTGCCAAGCTGGTTCGCAGAGAAGTCGTCAGAGCCGGTCTTGCCGATATTCTGGGTATGGCAGGAACAACCAACGTTCAGGGAGAGGAAGTAAAAAAACTGGACCTGTTCGCCAATGAAAAAATCATCAACGCCATAGGCGAACATGGCAGGTTCGCGCTCATGGGTTCGGAAGAAAACGAAGGCACCATCATCCCGCCAAACAACGACACCGGCCGCTATATTCTGCTGTTCGACCCGCTTGACGGATCGTCCAACATCGATGTCAACGTCAGCGTAGGGACCATATTCTCAATTTACCGTCTGACAGGAGACGACCCGAAAGAGGCTGATATCAATGACTGCCTCCAGAAAGGATCAGAACAGGTCGCCGCAGGTTACGTCATTTACGGTTCATCCGTCATGATGGTCTACACAACAGGCCAGGGCGTTCACGGCTTTACCTATGATCCAACCATAGGAGAATTTCTGCTTTCCCATGAAAACATCACAACCCCTGAACGAGGCAAATACTACTCCATCAACGAAGGATCCCTGCATCAGTTCAACGATTCTACCGTCAACTTCATCAACTACCTCAAAGAAGATGACGAAGCAACCGGCAGGCCATACAGCACACGTTACATCGGCTCTCTCGTCGCCGACTTTCATAGAAATCTCATGACCGGAGGTGTTTTTGTCTATCCCGCGACCAAAGGTCATCCGAACGGCAAACTCCGCCTTATGTACGAAGCAAACCCGCTGGCATTTATCTGCGAACAAGCAGGAGGACGGGCTACAAACGGAAAAGAACGCATCCTCGATATCAATCCGACAGAACTCCACCAGCGCACCCCGCTCTACATCGGAAGCAAAGAGGATGTACTCAAAGCCGAAGAGTTTGAAAAAGAGGGCTGA
- the recJ gene encoding single-stranded-DNA-specific exonuclease RecJ: protein MKRFRWTIRDSDDEACERLSREINVSLPIARALCNRGICDFDQAKAFFRPDPAVIPSPFLFRDMQCAVERVMKALEQGEHILLYGDYDVDGTTGTALLMLFLRSQGAEVSYYINDRFTEGYGLSDAGVGCAVERGAGLVITVDCGIRAVKEVEAFNVQGIDVIVCDHHEPGTLPAASAILNPKVPGCSYPFRELCGCGVAFKLVQALIEQMGRDAAEWEQYLDLVAVATLADMVALKEENRIYMHQGLQRLKAAPRMSIQELISCMGARLESLSAGVIAFGIAPRINAAGRMQNAATAVEWLMSDSRDECRKHAEELDRLNGERREIDAGILKLAEGMVNGYFASYCSSLVLYHEDWHLGVLGIVASRLQEKYYLPTVVLGGSDGLIKGSVRSVGGLNVMEVLQECSGLLEKFGGHEAAAGVTLKPENLQLFRKRFDALSAERLSYEQRQKEVIIDTQLQLDEVSPKFINVLSQFAPFGFGNPEPVFLSRGLRISGYPRLLKGRHVKFSVKTGSGRIFDVIGFSREDIYRALERGSKQVFSMVYTLEENEWNGRKTIQMKLKDMAVEKSQ, encoded by the coding sequence ATGAAACGATTCCGCTGGACGATCCGGGATAGCGATGATGAGGCCTGTGAGCGGCTTTCCCGGGAGATTAATGTGAGTCTGCCGATTGCCCGTGCACTCTGCAATCGAGGAATCTGTGATTTCGACCAGGCAAAAGCTTTTTTCCGGCCTGATCCTGCCGTGATTCCTTCACCGTTTCTTTTCAGGGATATGCAGTGCGCTGTTGAGCGCGTGATGAAGGCGCTGGAACAGGGTGAGCATATTCTGCTCTATGGTGATTATGATGTGGACGGTACGACGGGGACGGCTCTTCTGATGCTTTTTCTTCGTTCACAGGGTGCAGAGGTTTCCTATTATATCAATGACCGGTTCACTGAGGGCTACGGATTATCGGATGCAGGGGTTGGGTGCGCGGTTGAACGAGGTGCCGGACTGGTTATCACGGTGGATTGCGGTATCAGGGCGGTGAAGGAGGTCGAGGCGTTCAATGTTCAAGGGATCGATGTTATTGTCTGCGATCATCATGAACCCGGAACGCTTCCTGCCGCCTCTGCGATTCTGAACCCGAAAGTACCTGGATGCAGTTATCCTTTCAGGGAGTTATGCGGTTGCGGTGTTGCGTTTAAGCTGGTTCAGGCATTGATTGAACAGATGGGAAGGGATGCTGCTGAGTGGGAGCAGTATCTCGATCTTGTTGCTGTAGCTACTCTTGCCGATATGGTCGCGCTGAAGGAGGAGAACCGTATTTATATGCATCAGGGACTCCAGCGCCTCAAAGCTGCACCGCGTATGAGTATACAGGAACTTATCTCCTGTATGGGCGCCAGGCTGGAATCGCTGTCAGCCGGTGTGATAGCCTTCGGTATTGCTCCAAGAATCAATGCTGCCGGCAGGATGCAGAATGCGGCGACTGCCGTTGAATGGCTGATGTCCGACTCCCGTGATGAGTGCAGGAAGCATGCAGAGGAACTTGACCGGCTGAATGGGGAGCGGCGTGAGATCGATGCCGGTATTCTGAAACTCGCAGAGGGTATGGTGAATGGTTACTTTGCCAGTTACTGTTCATCGCTTGTCCTCTATCACGAGGATTGGCATCTTGGCGTGCTTGGTATTGTCGCATCGCGTCTTCAGGAGAAATATTACCTGCCGACGGTTGTGTTGGGGGGCAGCGATGGTCTTATCAAGGGGTCTGTCAGAAGTGTTGGCGGTTTGAATGTGATGGAAGTTCTTCAGGAGTGCAGCGGATTGCTTGAGAAATTTGGCGGTCATGAGGCTGCTGCGGGGGTGACGCTCAAACCTGAGAACCTGCAGCTTTTCAGAAAACGCTTCGATGCTCTCTCGGCAGAACGATTGAGTTATGAACAGCGCCAGAAGGAGGTGATCATCGATACGCAATTACAGCTTGACGAGGTGAGCCCTAAATTTATCAATGTTCTTTCACAGTTCGCTCCTTTTGGATTTGGTAATCCCGAACCTGTGTTTCTCAGCCGCGGGCTCAGAATTTCGGGCTACCCCCGTCTGCTGAAAGGCCGCCATGTGAAGTTTTCGGTTAAAACCGGAAGCGGCAGGATTTTCGATGTTATCGGTTTCAGTCGTGAGGATATTTATCGTGCTCTTGAACGTGGATCGAAGCAGGTTTTTTCGATGGTCTACACTCTTGAGGAGAACGAATGGAACGGCAGGAAGACGATACAGATGAAGCTGAAGGATATGGCCGTCGAGAAGTCACAATGA
- a CDS encoding TIGR00282 family metallophosphoesterase: protein MGKKTATLLFIGDVVGKPGLQMVSHMLKGFISKYAIDFVICNGENAHNGKGMSKEALHQLQEAGVNVITGGNHTWNNFNFFDTLKTDPSVLRPHNYPKGAYGRGFGIYTLPAGLGDIAVVNLQGRTFMYPIECPFRTADWIIKQVKEKVRYIFIDMHAEATAEKIALGWYLDGRVSAVIGTHTHVQTADERILPNGTGYCSDAGMTGPHQSVIGMQIKSATDRFLYQTPHKYECAEDDVHLSAILLQLDTETGKTTGIQRIFYPEFNRGTIV, encoded by the coding sequence ATGGGAAAAAAAACAGCTACGCTATTATTTATCGGTGATGTTGTCGGCAAACCGGGGCTGCAGATGGTCAGTCATATGCTGAAAGGATTTATCAGCAAGTATGCCATCGATTTCGTCATATGCAACGGCGAGAACGCTCACAACGGCAAAGGAATGAGCAAAGAGGCGTTGCATCAACTGCAGGAGGCCGGTGTCAACGTCATAACCGGGGGAAACCATACCTGGAACAATTTCAATTTCTTTGACACCCTGAAAACAGATCCATCCGTTCTCAGACCACACAACTATCCTAAAGGGGCCTATGGCCGTGGATTCGGCATCTACACGCTGCCCGCCGGTCTCGGTGATATCGCGGTCGTCAACCTTCAGGGAAGAACATTCATGTATCCCATCGAATGCCCGTTCAGAACTGCCGACTGGATCATCAAACAGGTCAAAGAGAAAGTCAGATATATTTTCATCGACATGCATGCCGAAGCAACCGCGGAAAAAATCGCTCTCGGATGGTATCTCGACGGAAGGGTATCGGCTGTTATCGGAACACATACCCATGTACAAACTGCAGACGAACGGATTCTCCCGAACGGAACAGGCTACTGTTCCGATGCAGGAATGACCGGTCCGCATCAATCAGTTATAGGCATGCAGATCAAGTCAGCCACAGACCGTTTTCTCTATCAGACACCGCACAAATACGAATGCGCAGAAGACGACGTACATCTCTCCGCCATCCTGCTCCAGCTTGACACCGAAACCGGCAAAACAACCGGAATCCAAAGGATCTTCTACCCTGAATTCAATCGGGGAACGATAGTATAG